TGTATAAACAATATTTCATTATCTTATATTCATCACATAAAGTATAATAACAGtggctataaaaaaaaacatacattccAGTTGAAATGCCAGGTTTTTGGGGTTTAAAGAATCGTTTCAATTTGCTATAACCTTGGAAATCGATTTAGAAGGATTTGAAAAATATGCAGCAGTTTCGCGGTCAAAGATCATTAAAGGAATTTTGCGATAACTTGATATAGATTAACCTGGTTAACTCAAATTTACAGGATTGGTGATTCGATCAGAAGGGTCAAAAGGTTGGagatattgcaaaaaaaaaaaaattgacctcTGTGGCCTTTGACCAAAATTTAACCACCCCTTCCtattatattaaaaatatattctaCAAGTTTGATAATCCCTTTATTCTCGCGAGTCATCTTGAATACATATTTTTGACCTTTGATCTTATTGCTCCAACATCAATTAAAAATTTGATTCAAGTTTTAGaaattatgagaaaaaaaaataataataatttaaaaggaaaaaacaaattgaaatatttcacgtttaaaaataaagaaaatgtagaaatttaaataaaaaatagaaaacatcaaatttaaaaatgttaatatacaaaaaatagaaaacataaaaaatttgaatgaaaaattaaattatcatgtaaaaaaattattgataAATTAAAGAAAATTTAAGAAATTTACAAATTGTAAATAAAACCTTGACATTTataaaagaaacatttcaaacaaatgaaattaaaaatttaattacactttaaaaattattaagaAAATGTAGAAATTAGTGGACAAAAAATAGAAAACGTAAaagaattaaataaaaaataaaattatgaaaaaattgaaaatgttttttaaaaattaaagaaattgaaataaaaatgaatacaaaaataGAAAACGTAGAAAATTAACTTGAGTAAAAAACATCAAAGAAAATGtagaattgaaaatatatatatataaataaaataattagaaagtgtagaaaaaattaaaaaatcaaaatccaaaaaatcaaaaatgtgaaaaaatgaattgaaaaaaaaataaaataaagttaaacaaaaaaatgtagaaattaattggttttcaaaattgaggaaaaaatagaaaacattgaaaattgaaataatttaaaataaataaaaaatagaagaaATTGTAGAATCCAAAATAaagttagatttttaaaaatacttttttttaatataaaaaatataaatacctTAATTCATTCTTAAATTATCATAGATTAACCCCAAATTCAGTGGTTCTGGTAAGATTTTCCTGACATTTTCTACTGTCAAGAACAAAAATTGATCTTTTTAATGTCCTAACAGTTACGTAAAATGTAAAATATCTTACATTTTCTCATTTCTCAACCAACATGTCAACGTTTACATCGACAAAACACATAACAGAACCCGAAACTGACTTAAAAACTGGCATTTGAACAAGGGTGTATTCATATGAACTTCTGATTGTCTGAACGCATGCAAGGAAAACGGCAGCGACTGACCACGACAGCTATCCTACGAAagctttgaaaaacaaaaaggacagAAACAGTCATCCCAAATTGAAGTTTATTCCTACACACCAATGCTACGGCACTTTATTGAAATGACACAGTGGATAAGGAATCTCGTTTCTTCATGACCACAGACGAAAGCGCACATTTACCTCAATTCATTTTTAGGAAAGTGATTTCAAAGATGGATTCACTTGCGAAAATACTTACGGAACTGATGAAGGGCAGGTTTAAGATGGAGCCAAGGACTGGTATCCTTCTTATGAAGCCGATTACAACTGGGAAGAAGCCTCTGGACCCAGTGACGGAAAAGAAAAGAACCATTTTAAAAAGGTTGGATAAACATTCTTCGCTATATGAAGACACTATGCTAGCGCCGATTAGCAGTCCGATGCCTTGATGTGGAACATTTGAAGGGtgattccagtcattttttgctgtgaattggaatgcgtTTATCGctagttgacgtccaatccgtttgaagtgggagggagcttcaaacggattggacgtctatggcagtcTTTGGCAGCcaaacctgttgattttgggttactgaaaaggaagaatgtcccaaaatgaataggaagtgactcaaaatcgacAGAACACGAGTGGGGCGCACACAGCATATTGATTTGATTGATCAATGTTCAAATGGTAACAAACTTTTCTATGTATACAAccactagcaaaaagtatggtatcaccaaaaaacattgtggtggtctgtaaatgttaattttatagtgcaagtgcagggaaatatatatggaatcactccattgtgaggaaaaaaacatggaatcatgagaaacaaacaaagaactaacaatcaaaacacatctctagcttttagaagcaccacctctggcttttatgacagcccgcagtctctgaggcatggacttgatgaatattcttcatcaatttggtgctaaCTCTCTTTGatcgcagttgccagatcatccttgcaggtcggagccttgctgtggaactttttttttttttttttccccaatttccaccacatgttatcaatagggttgagatctgggctatttgcaggccatgacattgaccttgtcaagagtcaagaatctgcattggacaaggtcataatgctggaacttttgtttggtgctgttccagtgagatttacaaagatgactacctgaagaagacatcaaaattcccttagtccttgatgatatggggctgcatggcgcttaaaaaaaaaaaaatatatatatatatatatatatatattagacaagtgccggttaccggtttcacggtttaccgtggtgtgaaaacgtcgcggtttcaaaaccactaaaattttccgtcataccttagtacagtattcgctatttttcatgtgccaaaatgcagccgaagtggcttggtgcggcacggctcaccccttcccgtttgttgccgtgagtgtcactaaacagccagcaaacccaaaaacaaatcctccaaacacaaggcgtacttttcaatttattgagctctcaaatcgtggtgaaatatacaaataaatacatttaaaacgttgtacaattgtatttttccacgtgtgattaggttcaacaggatagcagtagcaccattaaaaagttcgccaaaaacaaaacacacattttcctttcaaattcaatatacaaactaactaaaacttacaaggacgaatgttagcctaggctaaactgggagagcagcttcttttatgtctcacagccgctgattgagagaaaagcttgaatgaaggggggaaagaaaaagaatcgcgtcaaagatcgctaattgagagaggaggtctcactcctcacttttttttttttttttttttttaaagatgaaacctttcctcaacaatatttacattttaactaatttataaaactaacttatacatttttaactaacttattaacttatgaattctttgttctttttaacacaaaagcatggcatcatgtagactagagttgacacagtggctgaaaatggagaaacttcacttgagcttcccccctcaaaaaaaagtcacacagtatatatttttaattttatttagaagtgtttttactttttatagcaattattttgttcttactctaatattgagcaacttgagctgtggctgtgggtatagtctaggttctatttattttaattttatataatatttgttattttttgttaatttatttattttcacattatattcatgttccaatttgcaaatatgttttgaaaaaatcctgttcaatggatttttttttttttttttttttaaacccatacatctcaaaattttggagctataattgcaataccgtgataccgtgaaaccgcagtatttttgctcacggttatcgtaccgtgaaaatctcataccggcacatgcctaacatatatatatatggcggaaaacacagacaagactgaaaaagcagtttctgctcttgcactcctctttaaaagaaactgctgtattttaagccaaaacaactgttgtgtttgatagaactatatgtctatatgctgccatagcagattcatggcgcatgaagcccccaaactattttcaatttgcccgttttaccctcaaaacccccgtttacagacgtcgcgcaaccgtttttgttttaacccagccatgaaaacaaggtaagtaattatatttattattcaaaatgtctgtcagtcgtagcttaaaatcattaattgatgtctaatattttgtttaaaaaaaaaaaaaaaaaaaaaacgactttaaaaaattataaactcgcatattttaaattttaaacaaattctgtcacaataacaaaaatggcgtctgtaaaaaagtcacggatatctacctcataactatcactaaattgttttttttttttttgttactgttgcagtttcctcaatatgttagatgataaataatcgatacaaacaaaaaaaattgaagaaaaaaaaaaacgtttaaaagcgtaaatatatgaaaaagtaaatgtctgcgatttctgcatcgcgacccttgttatattatcatgtttcacccataaaatcccccaaaaaatccagctgtagccgttcacagctgtgtcttgacactcagtggtacatgcgacatggagtttttggattgaaacaagagaagtacgcgataatctctcgttaaagtcatgccgtctgtaattctgctcttgcgtgttcttgcctccaaatagggttttgctgtttacattttttttttttttaaatgccctcctgttcaaaatttttcttcccccagaaaattgagattttaagctttccattgatatatcacacatgcatatcggacaattttgaaatttggcaaaattggggggtctcagagcagaagtcacctgagtgttttccgccatatatatatatatatatatatatatatatatatatatatatttttttttttttccttctaatatcgcaatataatattgcaaaccccccaaaaatcgcaacaatagttttttccaatatcgttcaggcttactagGAAGGTTCTTTACAactgagccttctagagaaatctagtgctttaagatggcggctgtttactaacaccggcgAGTctctcatttcgcatctagttctatatacatgtgatatctaaagtagcatcatgtgggcatagtcTGTATgctatcagctacagtcaggtatataccctacccaccgacgtcacaaaaccacgtgctcgctgtatggttccgcccacttgtccgtcattttgtctctgtattagcattggtttcaattgatcgaggaatttaaaatgcatttcatggaagacccggtgctttctgatgccgtaaactcactggatgtgttgcataaaaggcgttatgtggaaaagcttcgttctatacagtcgccagatccatatttgatgcctaaatcgatgatttttgaccggctgccttcgccgtctctgcctgaccctgatatttacaactattttgtccacacaaaatcagcctattctcacgaaagtttgaaaaacttgaagagcttggaggcttataaatgctacgttgctggttgggtgaaacaggtcctcgtacacgaaaattcggcaggaatcttgtgctcggaaggtgagttacgaaattttcaattcaaaatcttttgttcttgctaacatccactgtcaagtctaatgtatttcatgtcatttgtcaatggagctagggcttttaatgtttatatggtttagcgatagcactctcactacatacatacgtgtatgttgtcggcgattagcctagcaatgatcttaattgtggttgtcagcccaaaaccctctaaatatatattaaatgcatcttaccagatataaaatgactactacataatctgtggtaatcgtttggagcccagttttctcgtcgaattgcagcagcccatctcgctctctcctctccgtgtctctcggaatcgggtagaacttcaagtctctccgtctatcttctctgttattgcaaccgaccgccacacacgccttcaccattttgattattaatgttaacgagcagaaaaacacgccataaataggaggaatgtacgtagccgtaacaggtcaacacgatgtgttgacggacaagtgggcggcaccagtcaggagagcggagttgtgacgtcacgtgggtagggtctatattggagccacctagcatcgcgtttgcaacggcttcacaactcccttccctctgagagagctctcgtccccgtgagtccgtgtctctctgacattcaaccaacgtagtcacgcatagtaacgcacgcctttacatcctcaataACGGTAAtggtgttgccaagatgagaaaagtaattaattagattactcactactgaaaaaaaacgacgttaataacgccgttatactctaacgctgttATGAACAACACTGATTGCCACACCCTTACTCTTAAGTACGAGAATGGAATTAACTGCTGATAAGGTGTTACTTTTCTGATGTTTTCTTACCTGAACAAGAGGAAAAAGCCATACACTTCCAGCACAACGCCAATGATGGGCCAGCCAATTAGTACCACAAACACGCCTCCTAAGAAGAAACTTGTAGCTTTCATTTTGtgcttttggaaaaaaaagcgGAACGTCCTCTCCAGCCCAATGACAAAGGCAAGTCCAGCAACAAACAGGATctagaaaacaaaaaactgcaGTATTAAAAAGCATCTGTATTATGTTTTAGAATTCCAgagatacaaactcacatttccaATCGCCAGGAGTGCTTTGTCAAAGAACAGGATCATCCCAAAGAATAGGAAGAACACGCCGAAGCCTGTTAATCCCATtccgatttctgttgaaaaaataGACAAAATTAGGGTCttgaaagtgatttaaaaaaaaaaaaaaacgaatgaaGGGATTCCATTCTCAAAGGTGGTCAGTTTGAAAGTCATCGTACATCAAATTTTGCTTAAAACTGGAACTCAAGCTTAcaacatttttattattgtgaGAAAATACTTCGTAAAATGTCATTCCAAACGTTTATTAAGTTCATAAACATTTATACGACACAAAGACGATTAAGTGGAACGTAATTACGGGTTGAAAATAATGAATGCTAACATTCCCAGCTTGGAATGCTGACAACTAGCTAGTGGATTCGAGACGCCGGGTTAGCATAAAAAGCTACATAGGACGTCACAAAGGAGAGCCTTACTTTGCGAGTCCGTTAAGGA
This sequence is a window from Corythoichthys intestinalis isolate RoL2023-P3 chromosome 13, ASM3026506v1, whole genome shotgun sequence. Protein-coding genes within it:
- the golt1ba gene encoding golgi transport 1Ba; the protein is MISLTDSQKIGMGLTGFGVFFLFFGMILFFDKALLAIGNILFVAGLAFVIGLERTFRFFFQKHKMKATSFFLGGVFVVLIGWPIIGVVLEVYGFFLLFRGFFPVVIGFIRRIPVLGSILNLPFISSYVDKACESNTMV